In the genome of Candidatus Binatia bacterium, one region contains:
- a CDS encoding VOC family protein yields the protein MAILKVEGVTHWSIPVNNLAESEDFYGELLGLTHKGRLGNSGMSCFNVGDNYILLCQREQPKESNSPQQLHHSFTVSPETLVKACKVFHERKIPGIELIYRGKGHFTGRELYFLDPSGNRLELRDPTWKAGMPEPSFDEIVRS from the coding sequence ATGGCCATACTAAAAGTCGAGGGCGTCACGCACTGGTCGATTCCGGTGAACAACCTGGCGGAGTCGGAGGACTTCTACGGCGAGCTGCTCGGCCTCACGCATAAGGGTCGGCTCGGGAACTCCGGCATGTCCTGCTTCAACGTCGGCGACAACTACATCCTCTTGTGCCAGCGCGAGCAACCGAAAGAATCAAACTCGCCACAACAGCTCCATCATTCTTTCACCGTCAGTCCCGAGACGCTGGTCAAGGCGTGCAAGGTTTTCCATGAAAGGAAAATTCCCGGCATCGAGCTGATTTACCGCGGCAAGGGCCATTTCACCGGACGGGAACTTTATTTCCTCGACCCCAGCGGCAACCGGCTCGAGCTGCGCGACCCGACCTGGAAAGCCGGAATGCCGGAGCCATCGTTCGATGAGATCGTCCGGTCGTAA